The Janthinobacterium tructae genome contains the following window.
CGCGCGCCTGTCCGCAGACGAAATCGAGCACTTTCTTGCCGTTCTCCATGCTTTCTTCCTGATAAGTTGCGCGGGTCGCCTCCAGCATCTCCGTATCATGGCTGAGGACGTGAAATTCGGGCACCACATGTAAGGCAGTAATGCGCGCGCCGCACGAGCGCGCCAGCGCGATAGCCGACAGCAGCGCAGGCCGCGAGGCGGGCGAACCATCCGTTGGAACCAGTATGTGCTTGAACATGGTGCTCTCCCCGAACGTGTTGTGGAGCGTCCAGTGTGCCGTTGCTACTGCAGAGTAACCATGATCCAGATCATTCTGGCGATAGCAAATGTATGCCGGGCATGGTCTGTCATGCCGGCTGATGCGCGGCATTGTCGCTTGCGGTGCCCGCGCCTCCCTTCGATGCAGGATGCTGCCCTGCGGCAATCTGATGCAGGCCAGGGCGGTCGAGCAGGCGAAGCTGACGATATCGGACGCCGATGATGCCGAGTCCCTGCAGGCGCGAGATCATGCGCGTGACGGTGGCATGCGTCACGTCCAGGTAGTCGGCAATTTCCTGGCGTGACAAGTCCAGGTGCAATTCAAGCATGTGATCGTCCTGGTAGCTGCGTTTCCAGGCCTGGTGCGACAGGAACTGCGCGAATTTCTGTTCCGCATAATCACACCGCACCAGCAGCGCCTGCTGTTGCGCCAGTTGCTTGCTCAGCCGGCATTCCAGCGAACGCGCAAGGTCAGGAAAGTGCCGCGCCGCCTCAACGAGTTGCGGATAGGAAAACTCGCACACCGTGCTATCGCAGAGCGCCGTCGTTGAGTCGGTGTAGCGATCGAGGTCGAGGCTGTCGAGTCCCAGCAGTTCGCCTGCACTGGCGAATCTGGTAATGCACGGTTTTCCATGCTGGTCTGCCTGAAAGGACTTGAACTGGCCACTGCGAATGGCGTACCAGCGACCGTGCACCGGTTCATTGACACCTTGCAAGGCATCTCCCCGCACCAGGCGATGCTGCTGCAGCACCAGGCCGCTGACCCTGGCGCAATCCGCGTCGCTCATGCCTGCTGGCAAACATACGCCGCGCGCATTGCACTCGCAGCATGAAAGAGGAGAGGCCGCATCGCTGGCGGAACTGGAGGTCTCGTACATGATTAACTCGTCGAAGAGTGGCTGAAGGCCAGCGGATGCTGGGCGGCATGCAGGGGGGCGGGGTGCGCGGCAGTGGCGATCAGTTCCATTGCGCTGGCGTCGAGGAGCGCAATGTAGCGGTTTTCCAGCAAGATGAGGCCGGTCTGCTTGAAGTGATGCATGACCCTGCTGACGCTCTCCGGCGACAGGTGCAGGTGGTTGCCGATGTCACAGCGCGACATGGGCAAGCGATAGCGTGGCGGCGCGCCCTCCAGCCTGCTGTGCCGCCTGGCCCGGTCGAGCAGAAAGGCGGCCAGTCGCTGTTCGGCCGTGGTGTTATGCCATTGCACGGTGCTCGTGCGCATTTCCCGAATGCCGAGTGCGAGCAGGCGATGCAATATGGTCAGCTGTTGGCGCAAGACGGCGCAGCTGATCGCATACACTTCACTGTCTTCCAGCGCCACTGCAGTACAGGCATGCCTGTCAAGCCCGATACTGTCGAGCGCAAGGAAGTCCCCGCTGGCAGGGAAACCGGTGATTTTTCTTTCCCCCGTCTCATCCGTACGATAGTGCTTGAAACTGCCGGCGTGTATGAAAAACACATAGTCGGCGACGGGATCACCGGCGCGATACAGGCTGGCATTGCGCCTGAGCCACTGGCGCTGGCCACCGACGGCGTGATCGGGCAACAGCTGCGCATGGGGAAATGCGCGGGCGGCAAGTGTCGTGTCGTTATGCATCAGATCCTCGCATGCCAGGGCGCGCAACCCTGCGGCCTGAGCACCAAGATAGTGAGGGAAGTCATGGCCTCATGCTCCTGCCGCTAGCGGTCCGGCGCACTGGCTGTCGCAAGCGCTTGCTGCAGCCCTTGTGCCTGGTCATTGCTGACATGGTCCGCCAGCACGTCGCTGGCGGACAGCGTACGGTGGTAGTAGGCGTCGGTCAATTGTTCGTCGTAGCGGATATCGTCCACACTGACTGCGACCGCATCGGCGAACAGGCCTTTCGCGCTCGACCAGGCGATCACATCGCCCTTGCCAACGGTTGCGCGTGCCACTTTTTTCCAATTGCGGACAGTCAATCCTGCATCCGCACTGACGGAAAAGCTGCTGCGCTGCAGGAATTGCTGCATGGCACGGTCGTTGAGCAACACGAACACGAATGGTCCCGCTTCCACGCCGGCCTGCAGCCCGATGCCCAATGTGCCCAGTTTGAAGAATGCGGGAGCGCTCCAGCTGCCGTTCTCCCGCTTGCGCAGCAGCACGCCGGTGCCGCCGCTGGCGCCAATGGCCAGCGCCGCGCGGCGGTAGGAGGGCAGAATGAAGACTCCTTTCGACCAGCGCAGCGCTTCCGTCATCAGCGTATCCTTTTCCAGCAAGGCCACGGCAGTGCGCGCGTTGTCGACATGCTGATTTGCCATCGCTTGCAATTGCACTTTTGCGATTTCCTGGTCGGACGCAAGTCCCTCCTTCGGCTGGGTCAGGGCGAGCATGGGAGCGCAGGCGAGCAGGGTGCCGCACAGCAGGCTGCCAAGCGGTTTCATATGGGCAATCATGGCCTTACTCCTGTTTTAGAGGGACAACTGTCTTTCACACTACAGGCAGGCAGCCACCACTTGCCATGATCTGTATCAATCCCGTGCTCGAATCGTGTCGGGCAGCCGCTGTGCCATCGGCGATGGCTGTCAACTGCGCCCGGCCTGCGTCCGCAGATTAGCGTCGCTCTTGATATCGATCATTTTTCAAGCAGACAGGCGCAAGCTGGCCCTTTATAGTGACTTTGGGTACACGCTTGCCGCTGCCCGGATTTCACTTGCGGCATCAATTTTTTCAGGAGGCAAAGAGATGGCTCACCATATGACGCATTTTGATCCGCTCAGCGACATCGCAAGGTTCGATCCCTTGCGCAGCATGGATGATTTCTTCAAGGATATGGGTTTCAAGGATGCGCTCAAGGATTTCGCCCGCCCGTCGCCGATCCGGCTCGACGTCACGGAAAACGAGCAGGCTTACCTGATCAAGGCTGAATTGCCAGGCTTTAAGGTGGAAGACATCTCGGTCGATATCGATGGCAACCGCGTTGCGATTTCGGCCGAAGCGAAGCAGGAACACGCCGAGGGCAATGGCCAGAAAGTCGTGCGCCGCGAGCGCTATGTGGGACAGTATTTCCGCAGTTTCTCCCTGGGACAGGACATCGACACCGCCACGTCCACCGCCAGATACCGTGACGGCGTGCTCGATCTGGAGCTGCGCAAGCTGGTCGGCGGCAGTGCGAAGCGCCTGCAAATCAGTTAAGGCAAGAATGGACAGCCGATTTTCAGGTAAGGGAGGGAAAGTGAAAAAAAATGTACTCACAAGCGAACCTTTGCCGTTGATGGGGCCGGGAACGTTCGAACTCGATGCCGACATC
Protein-coding sequences here:
- a CDS encoding lipid-binding SYLF domain-containing protein is translated as MIAHMKPLGSLLCGTLLACAPMLALTQPKEGLASDQEIAKVQLQAMANQHVDNARTAVALLEKDTLMTEALRWSKGVFILPSYRRAALAIGASGGTGVLLRKRENGSWSAPAFFKLGTLGIGLQAGVEAGPFVFVLLNDRAMQQFLQRSSFSVSADAGLTVRNWKKVARATVGKGDVIAWSSAKGLFADAVAVSVDDIRYDEQLTDAYYHRTLSASDVLADHVSNDQAQGLQQALATASAPDR
- a CDS encoding Hsp20/alpha crystallin family protein, producing the protein MAHHMTHFDPLSDIARFDPLRSMDDFFKDMGFKDALKDFARPSPIRLDVTENEQAYLIKAELPGFKVEDISVDIDGNRVAISAEAKQEHAEGNGQKVVRRERYVGQYFRSFSLGQDIDTATSTARYRDGVLDLELRKLVGGSAKRLQIS
- a CDS encoding universal stress protein, translating into MFKHILVPTDGSPASRPALLSAIALARSCGARITALHVVPEFHVLSHDTEMLEATRATYQEESMENGKKVLDFVCGQAREAGVECGTFLTRSDHPHEKILETAEANGCDLIAMGTHSKFGLRGVLLGSETHKVLVHSPLPVLVFRAA
- a CDS encoding Crp/Fnr family transcriptional regulator, producing MYETSSSASDAASPLSCCECNARGVCLPAGMSDADCARVSGLVLQQHRLVRGDALQGVNEPVHGRWYAIRSGQFKSFQADQHGKPCITRFASAGELLGLDSLDLDRYTDSTTALCDSTVCEFSYPQLVEAARHFPDLARSLECRLSKQLAQQQALLVRCDYAEQKFAQFLSHQAWKRSYQDDHMLELHLDLSRQEIADYLDVTHATVTRMISRLQGLGIIGVRYRQLRLLDRPGLHQIAAGQHPASKGGAGTASDNAAHQPA
- a CDS encoding Crp/Fnr family transcriptional regulator yields the protein MHNDTTLAARAFPHAQLLPDHAVGGQRQWLRRNASLYRAGDPVADYVFFIHAGSFKHYRTDETGERKITGFPASGDFLALDSIGLDRHACTAVALEDSEVYAISCAVLRQQLTILHRLLALGIREMRTSTVQWHNTTAEQRLAAFLLDRARRHSRLEGAPPRYRLPMSRCDIGNHLHLSPESVSRVMHHFKQTGLILLENRYIALLDASAMELIATAAHPAPLHAAQHPLAFSHSSTS